In one Echinicola marina genomic region, the following are encoded:
- the rhaM gene encoding L-rhamnose mutarotase, with translation MNKQIAFRMKLLPGHEEEYEKRHREIWPELVKLLKDSGVVDYSIYLDKESSSLFAVQTISGDSSSQDLGSTEIVQKWWAYMADIMETHPDNSPVSVTLKEVFTL, from the coding sequence ATGAATAAACAAATCGCTTTCCGCATGAAACTCCTTCCCGGACATGAGGAAGAATATGAAAAAAGGCACCGGGAAATCTGGCCGGAACTGGTTAAGCTGCTCAAGGACAGCGGGGTCGTCGATTATTCCATTTACCTGGACAAGGAAAGCTCCAGCCTATTTGCCGTGCAGACCATTTCGGGCGACAGCTCTTCCCAGGATTTGGGCAGCACCGAGATCGTGCAAAAATGGTGGGCCTATATGGCAGACATCATGGAGACCCACCCCGACAATTCCCCGGTAAGTGTGACTTTGAAAGAGGTATTTACGCTTTAA
- a CDS encoding response regulator gives MKHLILHLGQLSSELDSASFSSCNLENLRKENSLNPIEESLKRIDEKDLFPYRVSSYLTTEKYESIIIFKEGLGWDQVIRLSVYLRLLPDDNWISKTPIIICSDNVPNPIYDKDLANLKDIQNFLNIPGVFYKSFFALFGKGENDEGNTDYGINKFLKTINKDFDTKAIIITSENLANDRHSITNHWGAVKLALNAGYGLDEIDYTFPPTLYFNYLIKKYSIKTEPNTIKTNFNSLLKRNKVLLIDDQSDKGWHASLAKMFEPGEVDVADDFEMVNQFGNLKDVSSYDLIFLDLRLPKIQKKEIEYDNGINLLKRIKDSYPQVPIIVFTASNKSWTRETVRNFGADGMYVKESPEYAGDQTYSKENFINFEKSVRETLEKYKVLRPYWEAIQKILKDQTFLSIPEKGSSNFKSRIEERLMMFYGLLKRGFEQTEYNERQFHFSDYELAFMTLWSVLNEISEANFIKSQPNITIQDSAGNLLSNHPGGQPITYNQNHFKWEIIGQSDTYVEYAYSTFIDTNTRHHVTNTSGRYYKLNHERKSCFLFENNQFHIVSPIKTNTNYENTLFLQIAFLIERKANLSISSNKSNFQHNLVRLNEARNHLYLTHGSDISSGFYNQTEKAKRVNHSIKPNGDIKELFELISFLLTGKENGVDIN, from the coding sequence ATGAAACATTTAATACTACATCTTGGGCAATTAAGTTCAGAGCTAGATTCAGCGTCATTCTCAAGTTGCAATCTTGAAAATTTACGCAAAGAAAATTCGTTAAATCCAATTGAGGAAAGCTTGAAAAGAATTGATGAAAAAGACTTATTCCCATATCGGGTAAGTTCTTATTTGACAACAGAAAAGTATGAGTCAATCATTATTTTCAAGGAAGGACTTGGATGGGATCAAGTGATTCGATTGTCAGTTTACCTTAGGCTCCTACCTGATGATAATTGGATTTCAAAAACGCCTATCATCATTTGTTCCGATAATGTACCTAACCCTATTTATGATAAGGATTTAGCTAATTTAAAGGACATACAAAACTTCCTAAATATTCCTGGAGTATTTTATAAGTCATTTTTTGCCCTTTTTGGAAAAGGAGAAAATGATGAAGGTAATACCGACTATGGGATAAATAAGTTCTTAAAAACCATAAATAAAGATTTTGACACCAAGGCAATAATAATAACTTCAGAGAATTTAGCAAATGACCGTCACTCAATAACGAATCATTGGGGGGCAGTTAAATTAGCTTTAAATGCTGGTTATGGGTTAGACGAAATAGATTATACATTCCCGCCAACGCTATACTTTAACTATTTGATCAAGAAATATTCTATTAAAACAGAACCTAATACAATCAAAACAAATTTTAACTCCCTGTTAAAAAGGAATAAAGTTCTATTGATAGATGACCAATCGGACAAAGGCTGGCATGCCTCACTAGCGAAAATGTTTGAACCAGGAGAGGTTGATGTGGCAGATGATTTTGAAATGGTAAATCAATTTGGAAATCTAAAAGACGTGAGTTCATATGATTTAATTTTCTTAGACCTTAGACTTCCAAAAATTCAAAAAAAAGAAATTGAATATGATAACGGTATAAACCTATTAAAGAGAATAAAAGATTCTTACCCCCAAGTGCCCATAATAGTATTTACTGCATCAAATAAATCTTGGACTAGAGAAACCGTTAGAAATTTTGGGGCTGATGGTATGTATGTTAAAGAATCGCCTGAATACGCTGGTGATCAAACTTATTCAAAGGAGAATTTTATAAACTTCGAAAAGTCTGTCAGGGAGACTCTGGAAAAGTATAAGGTGTTAAGACCTTATTGGGAAGCAATCCAAAAAATACTTAAGGACCAAACATTTCTTTCAATACCGGAAAAGGGTAGTTCCAACTTTAAATCTAGAATCGAAGAACGGTTAATGATGTTCTATGGCCTTTTGAAAAGAGGCTTTGAGCAAACTGAATATAATGAAAGGCAATTTCATTTTTCAGACTATGAGTTGGCATTTATGACCTTATGGAGTGTTTTGAATGAAATAAGTGAGGCCAATTTTATTAAGTCTCAACCGAACATAACAATTCAAGATTCAGCAGGTAATTTATTATCCAATCATCCAGGAGGACAGCCAATAACCTATAATCAGAACCATTTTAAGTGGGAAATAATTGGTCAATCAGATACATATGTTGAATATGCCTACAGTACATTTATTGATACAAATACGAGGCATCATGTAACGAATACTTCAGGCAGGTATTACAAGTTAAATCATGAACGGAAATCTTGTTTCTTATTCGAAAACAATCAATTTCATATTGTTTCTCCGATAAAAACTAATACTAATTATGAAAACACATTATTTCTTCAGATTGCCTTTCTGATTGAGAGAAAGGCAAATCTCTCGATTAGCAGTAATAAATCAAATTTCCAACATAACCTAGTCAGATTAAATGAGGCTAGAAACCACCTATATTTAACCCATGGTTCTGATATTTCTTCAGGATTCTACAATCAAACTGAAAAAGCGAAAAGGGTTAATCATTCAATTAAACCAAATGGAGATATCAAGGAATTATTTGAGCTAATCTCATTCTTATTGACCGGAAAAGAAAATGGAGTAGATATTAATTAA
- a CDS encoding glycosyl hydrolase has translation MKLKTSLYSLSLATAIFTFSCQKSTETQTVPQIQAGSWPEISQTAKPWTRWWWMGNAVDKENLNYLLHEYADAGLGGVEIAPIYGAKGYEDRYLDFLSKPWLDMLHYTVDVADSLGMGVDLTQGTGWPFGGPFVEAHFAASKLEVKDFDFDGNGTFKADLNIINERHPDLSPKLLAVMAYGENGQVEDITTQVAENGEIKWEAAGNWKIMAIYNGKTGQKVKRAAPGGQGYTLDHFAEEAIEDYLGEFDSAFIQQTPGIRSFYNDSFEVYGANFTQDFLEEFQERRGYDLKPHLPELLGKTDSENSRRIKSDYRETLHELLLEHFTQRWTDWAHHKGKLTKNQAHGSPGNLIDLYAAVDIPECETFGSSYFPIPGLRRDSADIRNVDPDPIMLKFASSAGHLAGKELISCETFTWLGEHFKSSFSQMKPEVDQAFLAGINHVFYHGVTYSPKDVEFPGWLFYASLNLTQQNSLWPHFKSFNEYIARCQSVLQAGKPDNELIMYWPVYDVWADEGNMFQMISVHHIDHWLHPTQFYAQSTALMKQGYAVDFASDKLLAGAQIIDGKVQTHADATPAKALLIPAMEYLPVKTLESILKLAEAGATVIFQEQPKEVPGFHQVKERKAALNQAWEQLSFNAQGIAAHGKGKVILNQDIKKALEAESIQREELADTGLQFIRRAVGKDKYYFLVNHTDKAIQKEIPLNLSAQTVSILDPLSGATGLAQSRIKGAKTMVKVHLAFGQSLILQTSQADNNEIPTWKYLDTINKQISLEGPWQVHFDQGGPELPEDQHMTTIQPWTEQGDKIADQFSGQATYSSTFTLQKGEGKSYLLKLGKVYESAKVWINGQEAGYAWSLPYQLRIGEFLKDGENEIKIQVANLMANRIRYMDQQGLEWRNYHEINFVNINYKPFDASGWKVMPSGIEGPVAIEIYEE, from the coding sequence ATGAAACTCAAAACAAGCCTTTATTCCTTAAGCTTAGCCACAGCAATATTTACATTTTCCTGCCAAAAAAGCACCGAAACGCAAACTGTCCCCCAAATACAAGCAGGCAGCTGGCCGGAGATCAGCCAGACCGCCAAACCTTGGACCCGCTGGTGGTGGATGGGCAATGCCGTGGACAAAGAAAACCTCAACTATCTCCTGCATGAGTACGCTGATGCTGGACTTGGCGGCGTGGAGATCGCTCCGATCTATGGTGCCAAAGGTTATGAGGACCGTTATTTGGATTTCCTTTCCAAACCATGGCTGGACATGCTCCACTATACCGTGGATGTGGCCGATAGCCTGGGCATGGGCGTGGACCTGACCCAAGGTACCGGTTGGCCATTTGGAGGACCATTTGTGGAAGCCCATTTTGCCGCTTCCAAATTGGAGGTCAAGGATTTTGATTTTGATGGCAATGGGACTTTTAAGGCCGATTTGAATATCATCAATGAAAGGCACCCTGACCTTTCTCCCAAACTCCTTGCGGTAATGGCCTATGGTGAAAATGGACAGGTCGAAGATATCACCACTCAGGTAGCAGAAAATGGGGAAATAAAATGGGAGGCAGCAGGAAACTGGAAAATCATGGCCATCTATAATGGCAAAACCGGGCAAAAAGTAAAGCGGGCCGCTCCGGGAGGTCAAGGCTATACCTTGGACCATTTTGCCGAGGAAGCCATTGAAGATTATTTAGGGGAGTTTGATAGCGCTTTTATCCAGCAAACACCAGGTATCCGCAGCTTTTATAATGATAGTTTTGAAGTTTATGGGGCCAATTTCACCCAAGACTTCTTGGAGGAATTCCAAGAACGTAGAGGCTATGACCTCAAGCCTCACTTGCCCGAATTGCTTGGCAAAACAGACAGCGAAAACTCCCGCCGAATCAAGTCCGACTACCGGGAAACCCTGCATGAACTGCTCTTGGAACACTTTACCCAACGATGGACCGATTGGGCGCATCATAAAGGCAAGCTGACCAAAAACCAGGCCCATGGCTCACCGGGCAACCTGATCGACCTCTATGCCGCTGTGGACATTCCCGAGTGCGAAACCTTTGGTTCCAGCTATTTCCCCATCCCGGGATTGCGCAGGGACAGTGCCGATATCCGCAACGTGGACCCCGATCCCATTATGCTTAAGTTTGCCTCTTCTGCTGGCCACCTGGCCGGAAAAGAACTGATCTCCTGCGAAACCTTCACCTGGCTGGGCGAGCACTTCAAAAGCTCCTTTTCACAGATGAAGCCAGAGGTGGACCAGGCCTTCTTGGCAGGCATCAACCATGTGTTCTACCATGGCGTGACCTATTCCCCTAAGGATGTGGAATTCCCGGGCTGGTTATTTTACGCCTCCCTGAACTTGACCCAGCAAAACAGCCTTTGGCCGCATTTCAAAAGCTTTAATGAATACATCGCCCGCTGTCAGTCCGTGCTACAGGCCGGAAAGCCGGATAATGAACTGATCATGTACTGGCCGGTTTATGATGTATGGGCAGATGAGGGCAATATGTTCCAGATGATCTCCGTGCACCATATCGACCACTGGCTGCACCCCACGCAGTTTTATGCCCAGTCCACCGCCTTGATGAAACAAGGTTATGCGGTGGATTTTGCCTCCGATAAGCTATTGGCGGGAGCACAAATCATCGACGGTAAGGTCCAAACCCATGCAGATGCTACACCTGCCAAGGCCCTGCTGATCCCCGCCATGGAATACCTACCGGTCAAGACCTTGGAAAGCATTTTAAAATTGGCAGAAGCAGGCGCAACGGTCATCTTCCAGGAACAGCCTAAGGAAGTGCCGGGCTTTCATCAAGTAAAAGAAAGAAAAGCTGCCCTGAACCAGGCTTGGGAACAGCTTAGCTTCAATGCACAGGGCATTGCTGCCCATGGCAAAGGCAAGGTGATCCTGAATCAGGATATTAAGAAGGCCTTGGAGGCTGAAAGCATCCAAAGGGAAGAACTGGCCGACACAGGCCTGCAGTTTATCCGTAGGGCTGTAGGGAAAGACAAATACTATTTCTTGGTCAACCACACCGACAAGGCCATCCAAAAAGAAATCCCACTGAACCTAAGCGCCCAAACCGTGAGCATCCTGGATCCACTGAGCGGAGCTACAGGCTTGGCACAATCCCGTATCAAGGGAGCAAAGACCATGGTCAAGGTTCATTTAGCATTCGGACAAAGCCTGATCTTACAAACCAGCCAAGCCGACAACAATGAAATCCCAACTTGGAAATACCTGGACACCATCAACAAGCAAATTTCCCTAGAAGGCCCTTGGCAAGTCCATTTCGATCAAGGTGGTCCTGAGCTACCAGAAGATCAACACATGACGACCATTCAGCCTTGGACTGAACAGGGGGATAAAATAGCCGACCAGTTCTCCGGACAGGCCACTTATAGCAGCACCTTCACCCTTCAAAAAGGGGAAGGAAAGAGCTACCTGCTAAAACTGGGCAAGGTCTACGAAAGCGCCAAAGTCTGGATCAATGGCCAAGAAGCAGGCTATGCTTGGAGTCTTCCTTATCAGTTACGGATCGGGGAATTCCTCAAAGACGGCGAAAACGAAATCAAAATTCAGGTCGCCAACCTCATGGCCAACCGCATCCGCTATATGGACCAGCAAGGCCTGGAATGGCGCAATTACCACGAAATCAACTTTGTCAATATCAACTATAAACCTTTCGATGCCTCCGGCTGGAAGGTCATGCCCTCAGGAATTGAGGGGCCAGTGGCGATTGAAATTTATGAAGAGTAG
- a CDS encoding ATP-dependent DNA helicase, with translation MKIFDHFQHINLTNHQRNALEMLHAFLESDERVFILQGYAGSGKTTLLKGLVEYLKSLEKKYQLMAPTGRAAKVINQKTGFESSTIHKGIYSFEELQEIKQGEDENDVSFLYQYKIRNNPEVHDSVLIVDEASMVSDILSEGEFFRFGSGHLLRDLMTYGRIQETTTSSKIIFIGDPAQLPPIGMNFSPALDPEYLTDTYNVKVAQSEMKEVKRQDANNGILISATKIRQCLTSGYFNDFDLRENGRDIFNPPYQDYLETYKAQKEQKIIICWKNKTGLDLNRAIRRDKFGDDLPIQPSDTVIIGGNNYRLGIMNGEFAVVSEARPVVESREVRFYDKGGKVQRVRLTWRSISLVLPDENNQPKTVNGFILENYLCGDNTLTPEEQRALYIDFKNRHPKLKKGTEEFKKAITNDKYFNCILLKYGYAVTCHKAQGGEWSSAFVFWDRGTQANFNFYESEQNRSGKSNPDFYRWAYTAVTRASKKLFCINPPYFSSFSGMNFIDVNVQQAFNQLTGQSNPTSEINISEALPELEKFGLVDAPLTVQDHFIHRWYNLRKQYIAIEAWQKVEYEIRYIFRREGQTAAFKYWVNGKNIFKPNFQKLPAQTNSNELFETILKIFENPHQVIVNRNNVEGILTQIGFDVALEEEKPFLKTLFDQVSQNLDEGEVISDIQHLNYRERYTIEKDLKSCVIDFEYNKDGFFGRVLPLENKCNSSEILEKVKAIINRLKEDDYVV, from the coding sequence ATGAAAATTTTTGACCATTTCCAACATATCAATCTCACCAACCACCAACGCAATGCGTTGGAAATGCTTCACGCTTTTTTAGAAAGTGATGAGCGGGTGTTTATACTTCAGGGATATGCGGGTAGTGGTAAAACAACCTTATTAAAAGGTTTGGTTGAATATCTCAAATCTTTAGAAAAGAAATATCAATTAATGGCTCCTACTGGCAGGGCGGCGAAAGTCATTAATCAAAAAACAGGCTTTGAATCTAGCACTATCCACAAGGGGATCTACAGTTTTGAAGAATTGCAGGAAATAAAGCAAGGTGAAGACGAAAATGATGTTTCGTTTTTGTACCAATACAAAATCAGAAACAATCCGGAAGTTCATGATTCGGTTTTGATAGTGGATGAAGCTTCCATGGTGAGCGATATCCTTAGTGAAGGTGAGTTTTTCCGTTTTGGTAGTGGTCATTTGTTGCGAGACCTTATGACTTATGGCAGAATTCAAGAAACAACTACAAGCAGCAAAATCATTTTCATTGGTGACCCTGCACAGTTACCACCAATTGGAATGAATTTCTCCCCCGCCCTTGATCCTGAGTATCTCACAGATACATATAATGTTAAAGTTGCTCAATCCGAAATGAAAGAAGTGAAACGTCAAGATGCCAATAATGGCATTTTGATTTCTGCCACTAAAATCAGGCAGTGTCTTACATCCGGCTATTTCAACGATTTTGATTTAAGAGAAAATGGTCGTGATATTTTTAATCCGCCTTATCAGGATTACTTAGAAACATATAAGGCCCAAAAAGAGCAGAAAATCATCATTTGCTGGAAGAACAAAACAGGACTTGATTTGAACCGAGCTATTCGGAGAGACAAATTTGGAGATGATTTACCCATACAACCATCTGACACAGTTATCATAGGAGGAAACAATTACCGCTTAGGTATCATGAACGGTGAATTTGCGGTTGTTTCAGAAGCCAGGCCAGTAGTTGAAAGCAGAGAAGTGAGGTTTTATGACAAAGGAGGTAAAGTGCAAAGGGTGAGACTTACTTGGCGAAGCATAAGCCTTGTTTTACCTGATGAAAATAATCAGCCCAAAACCGTAAACGGCTTCATTTTAGAGAACTACCTATGCGGTGATAACACCTTAACCCCCGAAGAGCAAAGGGCCCTTTACATTGATTTCAAAAACAGGCACCCTAAACTGAAAAAGGGAACTGAAGAATTCAAGAAGGCCATCACTAATGATAAGTATTTCAACTGCATTCTTCTAAAATATGGTTATGCCGTAACTTGCCATAAAGCCCAAGGTGGGGAATGGTCGAGTGCATTCGTTTTCTGGGACAGAGGCACACAAGCCAACTTCAATTTTTATGAATCAGAGCAGAATCGATCAGGAAAATCCAACCCTGACTTTTACCGATGGGCCTACACCGCCGTAACCCGAGCATCTAAAAAGCTTTTCTGTATAAACCCTCCTTACTTTTCCTCCTTTTCAGGAATGAACTTTATAGATGTGAATGTTCAACAGGCTTTCAATCAATTAACAGGGCAATCAAATCCAACAAGTGAAATCAATATCAGTGAGGCTTTGCCAGAATTGGAAAAATTTGGCTTAGTTGATGCACCATTGACCGTTCAAGATCATTTTATTCACAGATGGTATAATCTGCGAAAGCAATACATAGCTATTGAAGCATGGCAAAAAGTTGAATATGAAATCCGCTATATCTTTAGAAGAGAAGGTCAAACAGCAGCATTTAAGTATTGGGTAAACGGGAAGAACATTTTTAAACCTAATTTTCAAAAGCTTCCTGCCCAAACTAATTCGAATGAATTATTTGAAACAATTTTAAAGATTTTTGAAAATCCTCATCAGGTTATTGTAAACAGAAATAATGTGGAAGGAATTTTGACCCAGATTGGATTTGATGTTGCCTTAGAAGAAGAAAAACCATTTTTAAAGACCTTATTTGATCAAGTCAGCCAAAATTTAGATGAAGGTGAAGTCATTTCAGATATTCAACACCTTAACTATCGGGAGCGTTATACCATAGAAAAGGATTTAAAGTCATGTGTTATCGACTTTGAGTACAACAAAGATGGATTCTTTGGGCGAGTACTTCCTTTAGAAAACAAATGCAACAGTTCTGAAATCCTTGAAAAAGTTAAGGCTATTATTAACCGCCTAAAAGAAGATGATTATGTCGTTTAG
- a CDS encoding DUF7017 domain-containing protein yields the protein MSFREIKELRKTGKLEEALEMANQALETEPDNIWNKRAAAWVYYDYLKKSSQPDSFDAFKENLIKIKSLQLPEDEKMVFDNLAWQIGSMVFGLHKLEHVDYGKINGLLDIIKEFHFTKPSEAYSFIYKAFHKGYQNWSKYLEFADWWNFENFLPEDYLKEEFKDKKIMAIAEQAYIAYSKKLLEGELVDPFGQERAIDKNKIKIFLHQLDKIIEKRPEYQYPPYFKAKLLLALGDDENILSSFLPFAKQKRNDFWVWEVMAEIFPDEKEVQFACYCKALSLKTPEDFLVKLRQTFAGMLVERQMYNEAKTEIQKVVVTREQHEWKLPNQIIQWTEQDWYKSATPNMDNKYLYSKHVKKAEEILFQDVPEEVIAVEFVNENKNILNFVKDKQKFGFFNYSGQLDKLQIGDILKVRFNGEGQDGFYKILSAKRAETDQASDAIKYFEGTLRVIYPQNFGFIEDVFIEPKLIQDNNISNGQIVKGKAILSFNKKKNEWGWKAIELK from the coding sequence ATGTCGTTTAGAGAGATAAAGGAACTTCGAAAAACCGGAAAACTTGAAGAAGCTTTAGAAATGGCAAATCAGGCTTTGGAAACAGAACCGGATAACATCTGGAATAAGCGAGCTGCTGCTTGGGTGTATTATGATTATCTCAAAAAGTCTTCTCAACCTGATTCATTTGATGCATTCAAGGAAAATCTAATAAAGATTAAAAGTTTGCAATTGCCGGAAGATGAAAAAATGGTATTTGATAATTTAGCCTGGCAAATTGGGAGCATGGTATTTGGCTTACATAAACTAGAACACGTTGATTATGGAAAAATTAACGGACTCTTAGATATTATCAAGGAATTTCATTTTACCAAACCGTCAGAAGCGTATTCCTTCATTTATAAGGCTTTTCACAAGGGATACCAAAACTGGTCAAAGTATCTGGAATTTGCCGATTGGTGGAACTTTGAAAACTTCCTTCCAGAAGATTACCTAAAGGAAGAGTTTAAAGACAAAAAAATAATGGCAATTGCCGAACAGGCGTACATAGCCTATTCAAAAAAGCTTTTGGAGGGTGAATTGGTTGACCCTTTTGGACAGGAAAGGGCTATTGATAAAAACAAGATTAAGATATTTTTACACCAATTAGACAAAATAATTGAAAAACGTCCCGAATATCAATATCCGCCTTACTTCAAGGCAAAGCTATTATTGGCATTAGGTGATGATGAAAATATCCTCTCTTCCTTTTTACCTTTTGCCAAGCAGAAAAGAAATGACTTTTGGGTATGGGAAGTAATGGCGGAAATATTTCCAGATGAAAAAGAAGTTCAGTTTGCATGTTATTGTAAGGCATTGAGTCTGAAAACACCAGAAGACTTTCTGGTTAAGCTCAGACAGACATTTGCAGGTATGCTTGTGGAGAGGCAAATGTACAATGAGGCCAAAACCGAAATCCAAAAGGTGGTTGTTACCAGAGAACAACATGAATGGAAATTACCAAACCAAATAATCCAATGGACAGAACAAGATTGGTATAAATCGGCCACACCAAACATGGATAATAAATATCTGTATTCGAAACATGTAAAGAAGGCAGAAGAAATATTATTCCAGGACGTGCCAGAAGAGGTCATTGCAGTAGAATTCGTGAATGAGAACAAGAACATATTGAATTTTGTGAAGGACAAACAGAAATTTGGATTCTTCAACTATTCTGGTCAATTGGATAAACTACAAATTGGAGACATACTAAAGGTTCGTTTCAATGGAGAGGGGCAAGACGGATTTTACAAAATTTTAAGTGCTAAAAGGGCGGAAACTGATCAAGCCTCTGATGCGATTAAGTATTTTGAAGGAACATTAAGGGTGATTTATCCACAGAATTTTGGTTTTATAGAGGACGTCTTTATTGAGCCAAAACTCATTCAGGATAATAATATATCTAATGGACAGATTGTAAAAGGAAAGGCAATATTATCATTCAATAAAAAGAAAAATGAATGGGGATGGAAAGCAATAGAGTTAAAGTAG